Below is a genomic region from Nitrospirota bacterium.
GGACTTCCGTTAATAATCGCATTCTGCTCGGCATGGACCGCCTCGCAAAGCTCATATCTTTCGCCCGACGGGATATTAAGCTCTTTTCTCTTGCACTTTTGGGTGTCAATGCAGTTAAGCATGCCCCGTGGAGAGCCGTTATAGCCGGTGCTTATTATCACATGGTCCTTGACAATGACGGCCCCGTATTTTCTCCTCAGGCAGGTGGACCGTGAAGAAACCACCTTTGCGATTTCAATAAAATAATTATCCCA
It encodes:
- a CDS encoding dCMP deaminase family protein produces the protein WDNYFIEIAKVVSSRSTCLRRKYGAVIVKDHVIISTGYNGSPRGMLNCIDTQKCKRKELNIPSGERYELCEAVHAEQNAIINGSPERMRDAVIYIAGFEEKAEDGRPKEFADGTPCLLCSRMIKNAWIAEIVYLKKDGKFVRVNAINSSPEKAP